CTTATGGGGATTGTTATTTCACCCTTGATTTTCAAGAGGTACTGGTGAGCCAGAAGGTCCAATGTCACACCCACCGAACCTTCAATGGAGTTTTCAATGGGAACAACTCCCAGGTTAACTTTTTTAAGGTGTACTGCCTGGAATACTTCAGGTATGGTGTCATAAGGTACCAGGTCACCCTCCAGGGTGGATGCTGCTTCTTCTGTGAAAGTTCCTGCTGGTCCAAAAAAACCTATCTTCATAATTTTTACCTTGAATTTTGTTGACTGTGTAATAAACTAATGAGATTATAAACCTAATGGGAGTTATATTAATTCTTCAGGTATAAAAAGTAATAATTGTATCATGGTTTTAATATAATCCACCCTGAAGATAATTGTTCACCTTATCATTGGTGGACTGGTGTATTCTTCTTATAACTGCTTTCTTGTCTTTAATTTCAACTAAAGTTGCCATCACCTTCAAATCCCGTAAATGGCGTATGAACTCCTCGGCTTCCTCCTGGTTTTCCACCTCTATCACCAGGTCTTCGGCTGCAATTTCACCTTCTTTAACCTTTTTTATGGTTCTTAGCATGGGATAAATAATGGATTCTCCCATTCTAAGAGCCCTTTCACGGAGTTCATCATCTGTTTCATCCATTTCATAGGCCTGAAATCCTTCCCGTATGATCCTGCTAAAAAGAAATGCTCGGGCCAGGTCAAAAGGATAACTAAGTGCATATTCCAGTTCAGATGCCTGTGCCTGGGATGAAGTGTACTTTAAAGGTTCCAGTTGCATCATGGGATCCTTCATCACCACTCCCTCCCGATCGTTATAACCCAGATCCCTGACAATCTCAAGAATTTTCTCAGGAGCCTCCTTGACAGGGAATATTCCCAATAGACGTACTGGTTCCAGACCATATTCTTCCAGTAATTCCCTTTTATCCATTACAGTCCGTGGGGTGTTGGTGATTTTTTCCCTTAAATCGAAAATACGGAACCCCAGTTTTCCCACTTCTGGATAGTAATGGGACACGTATGGGTTTAATGTGCCCACCATTTCTCCACAGATCACCATGTCAGGA
This is a stretch of genomic DNA from Methanobacterium petrolearium. It encodes these proteins:
- a CDS encoding RNA ligase → MREKNIPDLLAQEEVSQLLNVPSQRLEEAYWKGTVKNYQKHNLEAIQFRKGVGSVEAGTVVLMGEEIEVIRGFPKIRRTLLLKPALEKHFTRKDVAVEEKMNGYNVRIACIDHRIIAFTRGGYVCPYTTRKANEILDLDLFFQENPDMVICGEMVGTLNPYVSHYYPEVGKLGFRIFDLREKITNTPRTVMDKRELLEEYGLEPVRLLGIFPVKEAPEKILEIVRDLGYNDREGVVMKDPMMQLEPLKYTSSQAQASELEYALSYPFDLARAFLFSRIIREGFQAYEMDETDDELRERALRMGESIIYPMLRTIKKVKEGEIAAEDLVIEVENQEEAEEFIRHLRDLKVMATLVEIKDKKAVIRRIHQSTNDKVNNYLQGGLY